GTGGGTCATTCTGTGTCAAATCAGCCAAATTTTGGGAAGTTCCCTGGCTAAACTATTCAATCAATATTTCTTCTGAAGAGAGGCAAACATTAgtagtgatgaaagccaaaatattataTGCCATGGATGAATATTTACTAATCCACCATTTTGTagatttggagccaaattaCAGGTGGGCGAAAATGACTTTGGAAAGacggcagcatcattattttatttctacaTGTAGATTGGTTGGCCTATTAGTAAAATCTTTTGACTTCAGCAATCTTTGTTGCGTTATATATGACAGTGGTGACAAAAAGGAAAAAgcactttgtttttttgtaccTCAAGTTTGCATGTCTGTAACTCAAATAGTAATAAAGATATCCTGGCTAATACCCTTTTagagtttgttttttaacaaacCTTTCTTTTGGCATGttcatttttaaggccctataTGGTTAATTCCCATAGATTTGGGGATCTCAATGTGGCTTTATGAATAAATTGGTAAACTTTACACATCTTCAGTgatcaaaaaacaaaagtgggtcactttgcatagctgatacttttttcttttaaaaaggaatgtacagtacagtccaaaagtttggaaccactaagatttttaatgtttttaaaagaagtttcgtctgctcaccaaggctacatttatttaattaaaaatacagtaaaaaacagtaatattgtgaaatattattacaatttaaaataaccgttttctatttgaatatatttcacaaagtaatttattcctgtgatggcaaagctgaattttcagcatcattactccagtcttcagtgtcacgtgatccttcagaaatcattctaatatgctgatctgctgctcaagaaacatttaatgtgtacaattatacaaaatatttgtgtacaatatttttttttcaggattatttgatgaatagaaagttcaaaagaacagtgtttatctgaaatctaatcttttgtaacattataaatgtctctactgccacttttgattgatttaatgcatccttgctgaataaaagtattcatttctttaatttcttttcaaaaaaataaaaataaaaattcttactgaccccaaacttttgaacggtagtgtataatgctacagaagctttgtatttcagataaatgctgttcttttgaactttctattcaccaaggaatcctgaaaaaaaaaagtacacaactgttttcaacattgaaaataatcataaaaatgtttcttgagcagcaaatcagcatattagaatgatttctgaaggatcatgtgacactgaagactggagtaatgatgctgaaaattcagctttgcatcacaggaataaattactttgtcaaatatatttaaatagtacacagttattttaaattgtaatactatttcacaatattactgttttttactgtatttttaattaaataaatgtagccttggtgagcagacaagacttcttttaaaaacattaaaaatcttagtggttccaaacttttggactgtacaaGACTGGACAAGATTGTACTATACAAAGTTTATGTGACTgaaacttaaagctgcagtctgtaagttttgcctatttgtcgccatctctgtttgaaacctgcaactGAAGTTATTTGCAGAATcatctttacatgggttgtgcatcggcacgactcctcagcgcagatgaatctaatgttttgaggtGCGGCTGCAGATATGTGTAGGGGCTGTCAGTCAACGCACCAGTGTGGAGCTTCACCCTACATCATAATTACAGATGCTACATCTTGTATGCATGTCCAAAATAAGAAGTTTCACCATAAAATGTCATctgaataaataacatattaccCACTTTTATTCTGACCAAATGAAAAGTTTTACAATAAATCATGCAACCAATGGTGCAAATTAtaattgttatactttgttctcgaactgttaatgttaaaaacatcaACATTGCGTGACTACATGTATGTATTGTGTATTATTGTTATCCATAACCGTATGGAAAACGTGCTACTGTTACCTTATAACCCAATGTACCACTGAAATGTACctgtccagcagaaaaatagccATCTCTGCATCCGTTTTTAGGTCACGCCACCTTTCAAAAGCCCTGCCGACATTTATTCACGTTTTCACACGGGCTCCGTCTCTTTCCCATTTTACTGTAGAACTTTCTGGATTACAAGCCAGCATCTCAAGTTTAAATACATTCCAGCTGCTGAAAGAAGCACCAGCAGCATCCATACACGCAATATAGCCTACTAACCAGGACTCCTTACTgtttacagacgtgacgtaatgacgcaaagacaaaTGTCAGCAAGCTCGTATTTCCCATGAAAACCTACCAGTACCAGTCAGATTATAAAACATTACTActgcttactgttgtgaatcaagctaaggtaaggagatagttctGAACACTGattggttatgtacttgctcaataattgatttttgatcatttttaaccaaaaaaagctatggactgcagctttaagaagTATTTAAGATATCACAACATGCTTTTACATTCTGGTtcttaaacttttcttttggtatgttcatttttaaggcACTTTAGTCAATTCCCAGAGATATGGGGATCTCACTGTTTAACTTTGTAAACCAAATTTTCAAACAGCTGATACTTATTGTATTTAAGGAGGAATGTTTGAAGAACAAAACTAGAACatcttctttcctttttttttcttcccaaaACAACTGCAAAGGAAATAGCCAATTTGAGGCACATTAACTTCCTTCCAAAAGTACTGCACCAGCTAAATAGCCATGTTTTCCTTATTCTTAATAACAGCATATTTTTGGACTCAGGACATTGACATTGTTTTTATGTGAATGAATATAGgcacatttaaaattttaacatgatttgttcttcagatattcaaacaaacaaacaaaagtattagctgtatgcaaagtgacccacatttggtttttgaacactgaaaatgcaaacaatttACTCATAGAGATCCccatatctctgggattgaaccatATAGAGCCTTAAAAATTAAGATACCAAAAGAAAAGTTAAGAACCAGaataaaaacatacagagaTATATttttgagttacaggcatgccaactttagggggaaaaaataaaagtgcttctgcccatttttgaactgtcaccATTGGTATAAAATTCAACAAGGATTGTTAAAGACAACAGAATTTACTAATAGACATTTTCTCCCACCTGTAATTTGGCTTTAAATTGTAAGTGACAAAATAGTGGATTGCTCGAGTGAATATTTATTatccattgcatttaatattttgactttcatcactatttatgctatgtttatgtttatttatgttatgtctttcttcagaaaaaaatattaaacaaaattaaacatttgagCCGGGGAATGAATGCAAATTTGAAACAGAATGACCCATGGGGCCTTCGAAAATTGTTGTGGACAATGAGAAGATTTGGAATCAAAAagattgagaaccactggtctagAAGAGATTTCATAACAGGCAGCAACTTTCTTTTTAGAAAGCAATTACAAACCAACAGTGATTAATATTAACCATGACCTGTTCTGGCAATTACTGTACTAAAATTGTTTGTGACAACATTTAAGAAAAGTTAAATAGCTGGTAATAAACAACTGAATGACATAACAGAGGTGTGATAAAAATGACACAGAGGTTATATAAGGGAATACATCAAATGAAATTGTGTGTCGGTACCCAGGATATGGTGGAGGCGGGGCATCATGTGGTCCAGTGATGGCGATGGCCTGTTCATAAGAAGGTAAACCAGGAGCATCTGAGCTGCCATCTGTGTGAGGAATAGGATGCAGAGAAACCTCCTCCAGTCTCCGGATTATCACGGAGGCATTGCTTCGGGTGGATCGGCGTCTGAAGGAGCTGAATTTAAAAGGCAAAACATTGTTATCAGTCTCTCCAGGCACCAACTCTTAGGATAACCGTCTCAAACATACAGAACGTGGTAGGGCTGACcccgactaaagatttttctagtctagtcattcatttaaaccattagttgactaatcgcacgtttatattaaattaataacttGTATATACACACTAAGGAGAATGCTAAACCATAATGATCGTTTAATATAGACCCATATGGGCATAATATATCCTATTCCATGCTCAAGCTTGCTGCAAAGCACctgcaaaagtaatgattatgaatgtgtcgaaaaaaaacagcaaggacacattttaatttattaataaactagtgttttctgaTTTAGGGTCGGTGGCAAAGATGTAGTTAGTCAAAGGGAGAAATGCATACAGATATATAAGCAGAGAAAATTTCTTTTCGATTTGAATTGGTtagtttaaaagtagacatttcaagctttctgaAGATATATTtgtcatgtctgtgaggcaagtagcCTAAACACTGAGTTTCGGTTAATTTTTGTGACGTGCTCAAGTTCACAAAGACCGAGACAGCAGAAAGCACatcttgtttgttttctttatttttacaaaGGCATGGCGTTTTCTTGTTTTGGTGAATTTACACAAATGAAGTACAGCCCTTtacctgcagagtttagctccaaccttgaaCAAACTCACCTGCTTATAGCTTTCAAGTACTCCTGAAGAGCTTAATTAGCTGGTTAAGGGGTGTTTGATTaggattggagctaaactctggcTCTCGAGGACCAGGGTTGAAAATGACTAACCGACTAATACAATTTTTGGTCATCTAAGCGAttagtcgactattagggggGCAGCCCTAGAATGTGGTTCACACATGTTGTTTTAATGTCTTACCCTCTGAAACCATGGTCTTTATTCCTCCCCTGGCAGAAGTACCAGATAACAAGGCcaactataacaataaagaCTCCAGCGGAGATGATGCCCACCAGCAACGCTGTTACATCAACTTTTGATTGGGATTCACCCTTATCTATGAGTACAGGTGGAAATAAGCTCAAAGttatcaaaaatataataaaagaaaacaaataataataaaaggtacatgtttttaaaataagttatgcatttatttaatcaaaaatacaatgcAATTTAAAAGtagtaactgttttctattgtaatatattttattactttgatcaaagctgaattcaGAATCCGAATCATTACTcccgtcttcagtgtcacatgatccttcacaaatcattctaatatgctgatttgctgcttgtCATCAATTATTATTGGTGATTGAATACTATGTTGaaaactgcttaatatttttgtggaaactgataaaTCAAAGGaaccacattttatttaaaaaaaatcttctgtaacattataaatgtctttactgaaaactgtgattaatttaatgcacccttgctgaatattaatttctttttaatattaacTAATTTCTTTCTTACCCCTACCTGGTATaacatggtttccacaaaaatattaagcagtaaaTCTGTTTTCGACAttggtaataataaaaaatgtttcatgagcagcaaatcagcatattagaatgatttctgaaggatcatgtgacactgaagactggagtaatgatgctgaaaattcagctttaacatcacagaaataaattacatcctaaaatatatttaaaacacgaaaacagctatttgaaattgaaattatttttatgtattttgatcaaataaatgcagctttggtgcgCATAACCgacttctttaaaaattattaaaaaaaaaaaatgtttttctccaaaaaatACCACATGGAAAATGAaagcattttctttctttcccagACAAACACAATGACATAATCAAGAAGCTGTTCAGAACTGGGAATATTAAAATAGTATTCTAACAACTCTGGATGAACAAGTTTCTTTCAGCAGATAAGCATTTGACTGAGAAGATTAAAAAGATTTCAATGTTTTTCTTGCAGTTTCTGTTGAGGGCAAATCATTCAGCTGTTTGTGCGACAAAAACTTACCCTCTGTATAACTCTTCCAGAAGGCATTctgtcaaaccaaaaattaaatgTGAATTAATTTACTGTCCAGTATGAAATCAACAGATGGGTGTTTGTGTATTAAGAACTGATAATCAGATGCTGGGAGAGCATTTTGGCATCACATTTTCAGTAATCATTCTCATTTGCACTGCATAAAAATCACACTTATCTGCCCAAATCCAACCCATGGGCAAGTACATATGACAATGTCGTTTAAATGGGAGTGGTTGTCGTAGGCCATctaatgaattaaatgttgaTTCATTAGTCAATAATAATGGTGAAGGGATTACTCAACTGTATCAGGGATATTCTCAAAGATTTCCCGAGCCTCCTCGTAGTTGCATATCTCCTCTCGACACTCCCGTTCTAGATTACCCGGGGTGAAGATCTCAAAGTCGAATCGGTTGAACAACAGGTGGCGTCCTAAAAATGTGTTGGCCTCCTGGTCCACAACAAACACTACAAGCCACCAATAAATATGTCAAATgtgactaaaaatatcatgtcaaCCAATAACCAAAGTAGCTTGAAACAAAGATGACTTACATACAATATAATTTGatagaaacataataatatgaacataaacaaacaacaaatatatatataaaaaacacacTATAAACTGAAATAATGGACCTTATAACAAACCAAACATGCACTTATCACATTAGATCATGATGGCATTTTAATACTAAGTGTTTGAAAGTTGTTTAAAAGCACTGCTTACCTTTACTGTCTTGACTTGCCTGTACTTGAAGGGGTTTTCTTACACAAGCACAGTGTCCACATAAAGTGAAATGACACAGCAGAAGGATAAATATGAGCATTTCTAGTCAACTGCGGGGAAAAGGACAAAAATCAGGGTACTGAAGGACAAGGAACGATGGACTGAATTCAACACACACCCATACTGTGTTGTTTCAGAGATTGAATTTCTATGAAACAAATCCAGTAATAACAACCACAATTGTTTCACTGTAGTTAGTTTCAGTTCTTATATCCGGTGTTAGTTTTAATAAGACAAATACCATTTTAGTATGAACAATGGGCCTCAGCTTTGATAGTCAAAATCGAAAGAAAACTATCAGATGACTTACCTTTCAAAATTATTAGTGTATATCTCCAGAATTTAGCGTTCAACTTTTATTAATTTCCAGAGAACACCTGAAGGCATTCATGGTTTGGACGAAATGCCTTGTGTTACAGGAAATGAGTTTCTGTttacaacacacacacgcacaaaacTGTTGAGTTGGAAAACACCTGCTCAGACACGACTAATCGATCGTCTTACCTAGACTCAAGAGTAGAAGAGAGCAAATCCCGATTTAACGAAACCTACTACGGCGAAGGTTTGGCTCATGAATATTTATTACGTTTTATGACGTGACGCCTACCTGGTTTACGGAAGGCAGACGTGACGtgagctgcgtctcatttcagAGGCTGGTTGCATTTCAAGGCTGCTTACGATggcttatttaagaaaagtaaccataataaaattgacGGTTATTCCTCATGAGctgtaaaatactgtattttctttcttactttctcACAATCtaatggttacttttcttaaatgagaccgcCTCGATGACGTATGCAGCTGTTGTGACTCATTCATGATGAATAATGTCTCATCACTGAATTCTTTAGCAACTTGTCATTGAATATTCAACACTTTGGCATCGCCATAGGAATTCTAATTTATTCCCACTCAAAACTGGCTGCATGATGCCTCCTTCAGGCAAAGAATGGGAGAATTTGAAACTGTCTGCAACGTCCcaccttctaagtaaaagagccaatcgctgattgataaagtcattgcgtcactggaGCTGCCGTTAGAGACTCGCGACTGAAAAATAAGcctttttaatgctattttagcataagaaacaacatttatgggactgttcatgtcatattttgttgctgattttaaatatgtaatttaattgggagttcgccaagcagtttttgagattatGCTCGACAATGTTTAGAagcgttgcaaatatggccgcccAGTGAAcagacttaaaggtgcaatatttaatatttttgcagtaaaatatccaaaaaccactaggccagtgttatatattttgttcacttgagtacttacaatatcccaaatgtttccaattatttgtaaatcgtgagaaaattgcaattttaaccaaggctccgggacgtgtgaggagtcgcctgtcaattgcgtcataccctcagtttccggttttattttgtagagaccgtggaaacaccaaagacgctttaatatttacacgttttaatatacaagggaacaactgttttgaaatatttatagacagaaaactaattgttgttatacaTCTCTACACATTTAGTctttttttctccatcatacattttaaaattaattgcaagccatttatcaacacaagccatccagtatttaatatagatattctaaaattgatctatcttactgcagtgtgtctcaaacaagtgtctcatagcagccaccgagcgaatgcacagagtaatgttataacataattttcaacacactcaaatgtatctaatatgataaacagagctgcgttacctcatactcatgaccggaaaagcggaagcggcgccagcgactgtgtcataataaaagttctgctgcttgtgaggcgtgtgttgtgcaattgctccagctcctcgttcagctccacaacactcgctcctgctctgcttcatactacagtaatgttaataatcgcatccatgaacatgatttcttcccgactccaatccctgttcttttgcaccgtccgttgaggtgaagaccacatgtccgaAGATTCCGCTCTCAAACTTGCTGttatcaagctacgcctttgttttgaataggcctctagtggacagaattattacatactgcaaCTTTAACTTAGTTTCAGGTAAGGAGGTTCACTTAACATCTATCTTGTCAGTGCTTTGGTGGCTAAAAATGCTAATGTTCATgatgtttgtaatttttttgtaattatgaTGATGATTTTGATTGTAATTTTGATATTAACTTTGGAAAATATGTATTCACTAGCCTACTGTGAATTTTAAGAAAGACATTCTTAGATGGATCTTAGATGTATTAacctttttattttgttgacCAAATTTCATATTCATAAGCAACAATGAAAATACTTTTCAAATCTATTCATGAGGAATTAAAAGGTTGGTTcactcaaaatgaaaaaaaaaaaaaaaaaccttcatgtCACACCAAACCTGTAAgaatttcattcatcttcaaaacacaatgaattttaaatgacatttgagagttttctgtccctccattgacagtcacacaactttgacacttcaaaaagttcataaagagatcgtaaaactaatccatatgaattgagtggtaaattttctgaagagaatggATCGCTTTAGATTTCATTAAATATCGTTTTGGAGAAATGCAAATTGCTTCCGTGCAAATGAAGCTCAAGATGCAGAGTTCCAGAAGTCGCAATAAGACTTTATACAAAGCAACAAAGCCGAGATGCCTGGAGAACATCTGAGTTTGTCTCTTGCCAGGGCGCAATTCTTATACCCTTTTCTTATCTGTTAGTTCGCAATAACCTCAGTTTCACGCAATTAGGTCTTTCTTTTCTCATCCATCTCTCTAATAACCTGCCAAATGATCGGCTACTTCCCAGAGGATGGAAGCCTCTCTATCATTCACAACCACCTGTTGTGGTCCTGAAAATACCCTAACTTGGCAGAATGGGTCACATGACTTTCTCCAATTCTCCTGACCTTGTGGCAGTTCTTAGTCATGTAATAGGCCATGAGGCCTTCAAAACACATCTGGCTGTTAAATGATTCAAACCGTTTC
The nucleotide sequence above comes from Chanodichthys erythropterus isolate Z2021 chromosome 7, ASM2448905v1, whole genome shotgun sequence. Encoded proteins:
- the prrg4 gene encoding transmembrane gamma-carboxyglutamic acid protein 4; this translates as MLIFILLLCHFTLCGHCACVRKPLQVQASQDSKVFVVDQEANTFLGRHLLFNRFDFEIFTPGNLERECREEICNYEEAREIFENIPDTNAFWKSYTEDKGESQSKVDVTALLVGIISAGVFIVIVGLVIWYFCQGRNKDHGFRGSFRRRSTRSNASVIIRRLEEVSLHPIPHTDGSSDAPGLPSYEQAIAITGPHDAPPPPYPGSRPGSTRR